One stretch of Candidatus Margulisiibacteriota bacterium DNA includes these proteins:
- a CDS encoding FAD-dependent oxidoreductase, with amino-acid sequence MKVLIVGGVAGGASTAARLRRNDENAEIIVFEKGKEVSYANCGIPYYIGDVIKDRSLLELLTPEDFKKMLNVDVRNYSEVIEIDRKNKTVTVMDHLNNKKYQESYDKLVLSPGGNPIKPPLPGIGNEKIFTIRNLADMDKIKTFINTHNPKKAVVIGAGFIGLEIAENLNELGIKVSIVELADQVMNVIDYEMATVIHQHLHAKNIGLYLKDGVKEFKENEDNKLEVVLNSNRTIMADIVMLSIGIKPDTTLAKQAGITLGALGGILTNSKMQTSDKDIYALGDATEIKDCVLEKMNLIPLANSANKQGRIVADNLCGIDREYISTTGAAIAKIFDMVVGTVGSNEKNLIKNNINYSKVYLQPSSHAGYYPNAFPLMMKLIYSRTDFRVLGAQLIGAQGIDKRIDVIATLLQSKGTIYDLARLELSYAPPFNSAKDPVNIAAMIAINQVEGKNDVIFWNEVNKYKQAGALFLDVRDEMSYDLDHIDTAINIPLTSLREKLEDLPKDKDIIVYCNQGKTAYFALNILNQNGFTKVKNLSGGIKLFKFTTFKQENIGIFDDDYIDKKDDVQKVIAPAGKIIKVDACGMQCPGPIMRLAKSIELAEIGDTILIESTDQGFQQDVGVWADKTNNELISLESIGGKITAQVKKGKQPEAKQLKGEIPHDKTLVVFSGDLDKAIAAFIIANGGAAMGRKVTMFFTFWGLNILRKEEKVTVKKDILGKMFGFMMPKGSKKLGLSKMNMAGMGPMMIKMLMKQKNVTSLEGMIKDAMDNGVKIIACQMSMDLMGFKQEELLEGVEIGGVATYLGAAESADNNLFI; translated from the coding sequence ATGAAAGTTCTAATAGTTGGAGGAGTCGCAGGAGGAGCCAGTACGGCTGCTAGGTTAAGAAGAAATGATGAAAACGCAGAGATTATAGTTTTCGAAAAAGGCAAGGAGGTCTCTTATGCGAATTGCGGAATACCCTACTACATTGGTGATGTCATCAAAGACAGATCACTGCTGGAACTTTTAACTCCTGAGGACTTTAAAAAAATGCTCAATGTTGATGTTAGAAACTATTCAGAAGTTATCGAAATAGACAGAAAGAATAAAACCGTAACTGTCATGGATCATCTAAATAACAAAAAGTATCAAGAAAGCTATGATAAATTAGTTCTCTCTCCAGGTGGGAATCCGATAAAACCGCCTCTTCCAGGCATTGGCAATGAAAAAATATTTACCATTAGAAATCTTGCTGATATGGATAAAATAAAGACATTTATTAACACTCATAACCCTAAAAAAGCAGTTGTTATTGGTGCTGGGTTTATTGGCTTAGAAATAGCTGAAAACCTCAATGAGTTAGGAATAAAAGTATCCATTGTGGAGCTTGCCGACCAAGTAATGAACGTAATTGATTATGAAATGGCGACTGTAATTCATCAGCATTTACATGCAAAAAACATTGGTCTTTACTTAAAAGACGGTGTGAAAGAGTTTAAAGAAAATGAAGACAACAAACTAGAAGTTGTCTTAAACTCAAACAGAACAATCATGGCAGATATTGTTATGCTTTCTATCGGGATTAAGCCTGACACAACATTAGCAAAACAAGCTGGAATTACTTTGGGAGCACTGGGAGGCATTCTAACTAATTCAAAAATGCAAACCTCAGACAAAGATATTTATGCGTTAGGTGATGCTACAGAGATAAAAGATTGTGTTTTAGAAAAAATGAACCTTATCCCCTTAGCCAACTCAGCAAATAAACAAGGACGCATTGTTGCAGATAACCTTTGTGGTATAGACAGAGAGTACATAAGCACAACAGGAGCTGCTATTGCAAAAATATTTGATATGGTGGTGGGAACAGTTGGAAGTAACGAAAAGAATCTTATAAAGAATAATATAAACTATTCTAAGGTATATTTACAACCGTCCTCACATGCTGGTTATTATCCGAATGCTTTTCCGTTAATGATGAAATTAATTTATAGTAGAACTGATTTTAGAGTGCTGGGAGCACAGCTAATTGGTGCTCAAGGCATTGATAAAAGAATTGACGTCATTGCCACTCTCTTGCAAAGCAAAGGAACTATCTATGACCTAGCTAGATTAGAACTTTCCTATGCTCCACCTTTTAACTCCGCAAAAGACCCGGTTAACATTGCGGCAATGATAGCCATTAACCAAGTAGAAGGGAAAAACGACGTTATCTTCTGGAACGAAGTTAATAAATATAAACAAGCTGGTGCTCTTTTCTTAGACGTAAGAGATGAAATGTCCTACGATTTAGACCACATCGATACTGCCATAAATATTCCACTAACAAGCCTTAGAGAAAAGTTAGAAGATCTTCCCAAAGATAAAGACATTATTGTCTATTGTAATCAAGGAAAAACAGCTTATTTTGCTCTTAATATTCTTAATCAAAATGGTTTTACTAAAGTGAAAAACCTTTCAGGAGGAATAAAGCTCTTTAAATTCACAACCTTTAAACAGGAAAACATTGGTATCTTCGATGATGATTATATTGATAAAAAAGATGATGTTCAAAAAGTAATCGCACCAGCAGGAAAAATCATTAAAGTTGATGCTTGTGGCATGCAATGTCCTGGTCCAATTATGAGGTTAGCTAAAAGTATTGAGTTGGCTGAAATTGGAGACACTATCCTTATCGAGTCTACGGATCAAGGATTTCAACAAGATGTTGGTGTTTGGGCAGATAAAACAAATAACGAACTAATCTCACTAGAATCTATTGGTGGGAAAATAACTGCGCAAGTAAAAAAAGGCAAACAACCAGAAGCTAAACAACTAAAAGGCGAAATCCCGCATGACAAAACATTAGTAGTCTTCAGCGGAGATTTAGATAAAGCAATTGCAGCCTTTATTATTGCAAATGGTGGAGCTGCCATGGGAAGAAAAGTGACCATGTTTTTTACTTTTTGGGGACTTAATATCCTTAGAAAAGAAGAAAAGGTAACAGTAAAAAAAGACATCCTGGGTAAAATGTTTGGCTTTATGATGCCAAAGGGAAGCAAAAAACTAGGACTATCTAAAATGAACATGGCTGGCATGGGACCCATGATGATCAAAATGTTAATGAAACAAAAAAATGTTACTTCCCTAGAAGGCATGATAAAAGATGCTATGGATAATGGCGTTAAAATAATTGCGTGCCAGATGTCTATGGATTTGATGGGTTTCAAACAAGAGGAACTTCT
- a CDS encoding metal-sensitive transcriptional regulator: MINLKYIPPRGVGTRNKMTRKEDVTHQLKIVKGQIDGIISMVEKGEQKCSAILTQVAASEKGLRRAAGLILEGNIMNCIDPSVKQETIDELVSTFKKFL, encoded by the coding sequence ATGATTAACTTAAAGTATATACCCCCTAGGGGTGTTGGCACAAGGAATAAAATGACTAGAAAAGAAGATGTAACCCATCAATTAAAAATTGTTAAAGGTCAGATAGATGGAATTATTTCCATGGTAGAGAAGGGTGAGCAAAAATGTTCGGCAATACTAACACAAGTTGCTGCCTCAGAAAAAGGATTACGTAGAGCCGCTGGTCTTATTTTAGAAGGTAATATTATGAATTGTATTGACCCCTCGGTTAAACAGGAAACAATTGATGAATTAGTCTCAACATTTAAGAAATTTTTATAA